A stretch of the Porites lutea chromosome 12, jaPorLute2.1, whole genome shotgun sequence genome encodes the following:
- the LOC140921725 gene encoding leucine-rich repeat-containing protein 31-like, with protein MKRLKISGSDGCKLHLKFPLFRELKIRGVTEFSAEVVTRWTVGVIKGKPFEKLELSKINLTSAVAEALGQLLPELSALQTLEINRLTEWSDGGGAKFFAALKHKTLKELDLSGINVKPTATEALGQSLPELSALKTLKISGLTECSDEAVTKLVSAIKHKTLKDLELSKINLTSAVAVALVQSLSELPSLQDLTVDGLDGCNLHLRLSVLPELEISGLTEFPAEAVTRLIDIIKNKPFVKLELSEINLTSAVAEALGQLLPELSALQTLEINGLTEWSDGAGTIFFAAFKHKTLKELDLSEISVMSAATEALGQSLPELSALRSLKISGLDKCMLQQKEVEALFGSFNRPSSIKELWFTGFTARGSLAPLVKNLCLFPCLKVLKLEDLDMGEDDLSDLLENLKFTPDLESLHLSGNPLGHVVRSMTPCLLEQQKLQMVYFGPEDCSEEDLRYVQEAVEEKRPRLRIETWFWQDE; from the exons ATGAAGCG ACTGAAGATCAGTGGCTCGGATGGATGCAAATTGCATTTAAAGTTCCCACTTTTCCGAGAACTGAAGATAAGGGGCGTCACTGAATTCTCTGCTGAAGTAGTAACAAGATGGACAGTTGGTGTTATTAAGGGTAAACCTTTTGAGAAACTGGAATTGAGTAAAATCAACCTGACGTCAGCTGTAGCCGAGGCGCTTGGTCAGTTGCTGCCTGAATTATCAGCCTTACAAACACTGGAGATAAATCGTTTGACTGAATGGTCTGATGGAGGAGGAGCAAAATTTTTTGCTGCTTTGAAACACAAGACTCTGAAGGAACTGGACTTGAGTGGAATCAACGTGAAGCCTACAGCAACCGAGGCGCTTGGTCAGTCACTGCCTGAATTATCAGCTTTAAAAACACTTAAGATAAGTGGCTTGACCGAATGCTCTGATGAAGCGGTAACAAAATTGGTTTCCGCTATCAAGCACAAGACTCTAAAGGATCTGGAACTGAGTAAAATAAACCTGACGTCAGCAGTAGCCGTGGCGCTGGTTCAGTCGCTGTCTGAATTGCCATCCCTACAAGACCTGACGGTAGATGGTTTGGATGGATGCAATTTGCACCTAAGGTTGTCAGTATTACCAGAACTGGAGATAAGTGGCTTGACTGAATTCCCTGCTGAAGCAGTTACAAGATTGATTGATATTATTAAGAATAAGCCCTTTGTGAAACTGGAATTGAGTGAAATCAACCTGACATCAGCAGTAGCCGAGGCGCTTGGTCAGTTGCTGCCTGAATTATCAGCCTTACAAACACTGGAGATAAATGGTTTGACTGAATGGTCTGATGGAGCAGGAACAATATTTTTTGCTGCTTTCAAACACAAGACTCTCAAGGAGCTGGATTTGAGTGAAATCAGCGTGATGTCAGCAGCAACTGAGGCGCTTGGTCAGTCGCTGCCCGAATTATCGGCCTTACGATCTTTGAAGATAAGTGGCTTGGATAAATGCATGTTGCAGCAAAAGGAAGTGGAGGCACTGTTTGGCAGCTTTAACAGACCTTCTTCTATAAAGGAATTGTGGTTTACTGGTTTCACTGCGAGAGGAAGTCTTGCTCCACTTGTGAAAAACCTGTGCCTCTTCCCCTGCTTGAAAGTACTAAAACTTGAAGACTTAGATATGGGAGAAGATGACCTGTCGGATTTGCTCGAGAATTTGAAATTCACTCCTGATCTTGAGAGTTTGCACCTAAGCGGCAATCCACTGGGACACGTAGTAAGATCAATGACCCCATGCTTGCTTGAACAGCAAAAACTTCAAATGGTTTATTTTGGGCCAGAAGATTGTTCAGAAGAAGATTTGAGGTATGTTCAGGAGGCCGTCGAAGAAAAACGACCTCGGCTAAGAATTGAAACGTGGTTTTGGCAAGACGAGTGA
- the LOC140921528 gene encoding uncharacterized protein, translating to MSCNPSKCKELTIKKRANHDLYSPIEMIPSCKEVQILGVTFQCDSKFSVHVKNKLIKTNKSLHILRTPRKDGYNQSEIDLLFNTIVLANINYALSVYAASESDLTPVQCFLDRYFKRKYTSKPVSVYDFLERQDRKIFKKVSNAKGHPLLSIMPRVKPSSYNLRKETCFKPKINTMRFKNSFINRLLFKYELAM from the coding sequence ATGTCTTGCAACCCAAGCAAATGTAAAGAGTTGACGATCAAAAAGAGAGCCAACCACGATCTCTATTCACCAATTGAGATGATACCAAGCTGTAAAGAGGTTCAGATTTTGGGCGTCACCTTTCAATGTGACAGCAAATTTTCAGTGCACGTGAAGAACAAACTTATTAAAACTAACAAATCCCTACATATCCTTAGAACGCCGCGCAAAGACGGGTACAATCAGTCAGAAATAGACCTTCTCTTTAATACTATAGTTCTAGCTAATATTAATTACGCATTATCTGTCTACGCCGCGTCCGAGTCCGATCTTACACCCGTACAATGTTTCTTAGACCGctattttaaaaggaaatatacGTCTAAGCCTGTAAGTGTTTATGATTTCTTAGAGAGGCAAGaccgtaaaattttcaaaaaagtttcTAATGCCAAAGGACATCCACTTTTATCTATTATGCCTCGTGTTAAACCCTCTAGCTACAATCTTAGGaaagaaacttgttttaaacCTAAGATTAACACTATGCGCTTCaaaaactcttttattaatcgtttactttttaaatatgaattagcTATGTAA